ATTCGCCCCAGGAAACCGCCGAAGCCCAGACGCTTACCCAACTTCTCGCCGGCCTGGCATTGGCCGAACAGCGCGGCCTGGCCGTGGCCGTGAACGACGAAGTGGTGCCCCGCGCCGCGTGGGCTGCACACGCCCTGCGCGAGCATGACCGGGTCACGATTATACGGGCTACGCAGGGCGGGTAGGGCCCATCTGTTTTGGGGCTGTCATCCTGAGCGCAGCGAAGGACCTTCTCACTGCTGCGCCGTTGGCGAGCTTCAAAAACTCTGACGTGATAAGGTCCTTCGCTCCGCTCGGGATGATAGACTATTAGGTCCCAATCGACAACCATTTCACCGCTACATTCTCAATAGATGAAAAAGAAAGACCACGCCCCGCAGCAGACGCTGGTGGAGCGCCAGCCCCTCACCGGCTCCCGCAAGATTTACGTGCCAGGCAAGCTGCATCCCGAAATCCGGGTGGCCATGCGCGAAATCGCCCTGGCCGACACCGAGCGCAAGTTCGATTTCGGCTTCCCATCGGAGCAGAACGCGCCCGTGACGGTGTACGACACCAGCGGCCCCTACACCGACCCCAACGTCGAAATCGACCTGAAAAAAGGCCTGCCCCGCCTGCGCCAGCAGTGGATTCTGGACCGCGGCGACGTGGAGCAACTCCCCGGCACCACCTCCGAATACGGCCAGGAGCGCGCCGCCGACGCCAGCCTCGACCACCTGCGCTTCGAGCACATCGCGGCCCCGCTGCGCGCCAAGCCCGGGTACAACGTGAGCCAGATGCACTACGCCAAAAAAGGCATCATCACGCCCGAGATGGAGTACATCGCCATTCGCGAAAACCAGCGCTTCGACGAGCTGCCGGCCGACGACCCGCTGCGCACGCAGCACCGCGGCCACAGCTTCGGGGCTAACACGCCGGAGGGCCACATCACGGCCGAGTTTGTGCGGCAGGAAGTAGCCGCCGGCCGGGCCGTTATCCCCAGCAACATCAACCACCCGGAGAGCGAGCCGATGATTATTGGCCGCAACTTTCTGGTGAAAATCAACACTAACATCGGCAATTCGGCCGTGACCTCAAGCATTGAGGAAGAAGTAGATAAGGCCGTGTGGAGCTGCCGCTGGGGCGGCGACACGCTGATGGATTTGAGCACCGGCAAAAACATCCACGAAACCCGCGAGTGGATTATCCGCAACTGCCCGGTGCCGGTGGGCACCGTGCCTATCTACCAAGCCCTGGAGAAGGTGAACGGCAAGGCCGAGGACCTGACCTGGGAGCTGTTCCGCGACACGCTGATTGAGCAGGCCGAGCAGGGCGTCGACTACTTCACCATCCACGCCGGCGTGCTGCTGCGCTACGTGCCCATGACGGCCAAGCGCGTGACCGGCATCGTGTCGCGCGGCGGTTCCATTATGGCTAAATGGTGCCTGGCACACCATAAGGAGAGCTTTCTGTACACGCACTTCGAGGAAATCTGTGAAATCATGAAGGCCTACGACGTGGCCTTCTCGCTGGGCGATGGCCTGCGCCCCGGCTCCATCGCCGATGCCAACGATGAGGCGCAGTTTGCCGAGTTGGAAACCCTGGGCGAACTCACCAAAATTGCCTGGAAGCACGACGTACAGGTGATGATTGAGGGCCCCGGCCACGTGCCCATGCACCTCATCAAGGAGAACATGGACAAGCAGCTGAAGGAATGCCACGAGGCGCCCTTCTACACGCTGGGGCCGCTCACGACGGACATTGCGCCGGGCTACGACCACATCACCTCGGCC
This DNA window, taken from Hymenobacter sp. 5317J-9, encodes the following:
- the thiS gene encoding sulfur carrier protein ThiS, translating into MVCYVNNSPQETAEAQTLTQLLAGLALAEQRGLAVAVNDEVVPRAAWAAHALREHDRVTIIRATQGG
- the thiC gene encoding phosphomethylpyrimidine synthase ThiC, whose translation is MKKKDHAPQQTLVERQPLTGSRKIYVPGKLHPEIRVAMREIALADTERKFDFGFPSEQNAPVTVYDTSGPYTDPNVEIDLKKGLPRLRQQWILDRGDVEQLPGTTSEYGQERAADASLDHLRFEHIAAPLRAKPGYNVSQMHYAKKGIITPEMEYIAIRENQRFDELPADDPLRTQHRGHSFGANTPEGHITAEFVRQEVAAGRAVIPSNINHPESEPMIIGRNFLVKINTNIGNSAVTSSIEEEVDKAVWSCRWGGDTLMDLSTGKNIHETREWIIRNCPVPVGTVPIYQALEKVNGKAEDLTWELFRDTLIEQAEQGVDYFTIHAGVLLRYVPMTAKRVTGIVSRGGSIMAKWCLAHHKESFLYTHFEEICEIMKAYDVAFSLGDGLRPGSIADANDEAQFAELETLGELTKIAWKHDVQVMIEGPGHVPMHLIKENMDKQLKECHEAPFYTLGPLTTDIAPGYDHITSAIGAAMIGWFGTAMLCYVTPKEHLGLPNKQDVKDGVIAYKIAAHAADLAKGHPGAQYRDNALSKARFEFRWEDQFNLSLDPDTAREYHDETLPAEGAKVAHFCSMCGPHFCSMKITQEVRDYAAKQDLTASEVLARGLVEKSREFVEKGSEIYL